The genomic region AAGTTTCAGAAAGGTATTTTCAAGGGAGAGATTGAATGCGTACATGTTTACCTACATGTTCAATGATTCGCTCTAATGGCAGGCCTATGCCTTGCTCCAAAGTCCCCTTAGCTCCTCATTCTAGGCAAAAGAAGTCATCAAAACTGATCAATTTTCAAAACAAGTCTTCCAAGGAAATCACTTCCACAATGACAATCATAGAACAAACTTAAATGAATACCCATAGTAAAAAGGCATTGTTTTTAACTAAGACATTTCTTAGTATATTTGTTTTTGGAATTCGACTAATTACCAACTTCTTCCTTTCACACCAATAATGTTTGACATCAATATGATTAATTTATCAATGTGTCAAACAAAGTTTACAGCCAGTAACAAAACAtttattgcaaaaaataaaataaaaaaaaaagaggcCGAATGTTACTAAGCAAATACCATATACCTTATTGTCAAAGATAAATTAGCAAAGCTCCCTTGTAAATGCTACGGAAGGTTcctttgaaaaacaaaaataatataaaatcctCGACAAACCTCAAGATGTCAATGCCATATCGCTACAAGTCACTGAAAGATACCACCACAACAATACAGTTAAATGGACACTTCTTGTTGCTAACCACATGACGTAACAAGTTCACAATAGAATTATCACCAATAGAGGAAACACCTATGGGGTTGCACAAATCTGCAGACTACAAATCCTCAGGTCTAGCATACTATTTGTGGGAAGTCATTACCATAGGCAACACTACCAGGTTAATCGTGAATGCAGTCAAGGATTCCAGAACCTTTTCTTTAATACTTGAAGATGTTGATAATACATTTCACATTGAGGGAATAGTGACACACAAATGGGAAATAGTCTAGCTCAAGACACGTTAAAACAAATAATAGAGAATACATAAAGAGAGAGTGAACAACGGATTAAGATTGATAGAGCTCAGCACAGTGATGTTTTTGTGGGGACTAATATATATAACCTTTGAACTAATGATGGATTACTTACAGTAATTCCAAGCCAACAAGAGGCAAAATCACCAACCAGCCATGAAAAAACCTAACAAACCTATAAATTTTCGTTTAGGTAGTAGGATCATGAATGTGTGGTTAATCAACAAAAAGAATAATTAGGGAGAAGGAAGCGAAAGGAAAATATTGAGGGAAACAGATTTTGATGTCTCACATTTACAAACCTAAATGCATAGTACGTCACCAGAAAGAATGATTGAGTAGGAGGAAAACAAAATTGAATATTAAGGGAAGTTGACTTGATTTCTAACATTCCAAACCTAAAAGTAGAAAAAGCACAAATAAATAGAATAAGGCAATCTAATTCATTTAGTATTAACACTGTTTAAAGAAATAAGTAAATAACATATGAAAAATGGTTTTCCATATATAAGACTTGAACATTTCGAATATACATCAATGCTAGATATAAAACTCCACATTCCTCCTTGGACGAGTCCTTGTTCAGTGCTATTACAATAATGTGGAGTCTCAAGATTCCTCGTTCCTAACAATAACTCCTAGTATTTCAAAAAATCGTGCAAAATGCATGTTTCCCATTGTCACAATATCACATTCAATATACAGTAAGACGAAGAAAACACAATAACATAATCCCAGAAACACTAAATATCCTACAAATTGTGAGATGTTCAGAACTTTTATCTACAGAAAAGATAAGAACACTTAGCACATACAAGACAAATGATCTTTTAAAGTTTGAATCCCAAGAGTGACACTATGCAGGTTGTGGTTGCAGCAAACCATCACTGATCTGCTTAGCAATATCACGAACAGCACCAGGTCCATGAGGGATGAATACTGATGATGACTTTGATGAGGCTCCTATCTCGGTCATTGTGTCAAAATATTGCGTTACAAGGATCAAATCTGTGACATCTTTTGCATTTATTCCAGGAACATTACTTGTAAAAGCTAAGACACTGTCCCTAAGACCATCAACAATAGCTTGCCGTTGACGAGCCATGCCCAATCCAGATAGATATTTTGATTCTGCTTCACTCTCAGCCTGTTTGATTTGAACACATTTCTCTGCCTCAGCTTTCTCAGTTGTTGCCGCCCTCAGTCTCGCAGCTACACTCCACAAGCATTTCTACTTGAGATGAagtgaaagaaaaataataaaactatGAAAACAAACAAATAAGCCAACCGCGAATAGAATCAACCTGCAGTTCATAAACAACCCAAAAAAATCTTTTTTCTATTCAATATTTTATAACACATGTAGATAATTTACAGCTCAAAGAAGTTACAACTACTTCTAAACAAATTGGAATCTGTAATCATAAATAATTGTCTGCAAATTTGTGAAAACATTCAGGAATGGGGCAGGGCGTCCTGCATTCTCAAAATGATGATATCAATGCAAAGAAGAATTTAGTTTTTGTCCTATAGAAAAAATAAGATAGAAGACTTCAAGCATAGGaaaaatgaaattgatttaattCAGAGTCCCGATTAGGCAAAATTGGCTGCAGTCTTTCTTCATCCACTCACTGGAAAATAGAAATTTCTGCCATTGAAGAATATAAAaattggtaaaaaaaataaaaaatcgaccTGCATTTATCTCGTTCATTGCTCTTTTAACAGTTGAATCAGGAACTGTATCAACAATAAGTGTCTGAACTATCTCAA from Cryptomeria japonica chromosome 3, Sugi_1.0, whole genome shotgun sequence harbors:
- the LOC131048170 gene encoding hypersensitive-induced response protein 1 isoform X2 → MGQAFCCIKVSQSKVAIKEKFGRFDDVLSPGCHFVPCCFGSQVAGVLSLRVQKLDVRCETKTKDNVFVTIIASVQYRVLEKNASDAFYKLNKPKEQIQAYVFDVIRSSVPKMTLDNVFEQKTDLAKAVKNELENAMTNYGFEIVQTLIVDTVPDSTVKRAMNEINAAARLRAATTEKAEAEKCVQIKQAESEAESKYLSGLGMARQRQAIVDGLRDSVLAFTSNVPGINAKDVTDLILVTQYFDTMTEIGASSKSSSVFIPHGPGAVRDIAKQISDGLLQPQPA
- the LOC131048170 gene encoding hypersensitive-induced response protein 2 isoform X3, giving the protein MQIVGSETMGQAFCCIKVSQSKVAIKEKFGRFDDVLSPGCHFVPCCFGSQVAGVLSLRVQKLDVRCETKTKDNVFVTIIASVQYRVLEKNASDAFYKLNKPKEQIQAYVFDAARLRAATTEKAEAEKCVQIKQAESEAESKYLSGLGMARQRQAIVDGLRDSVLAFTSNVPGINAKDVTDLILVTQYFDTMTEIGASSKSSSVFIPHGPGAVRDIAKQISDGLLQPQPA